From Helicobacter anatolicus:
TTCTTCTTTTGCTCCTAGTATATAAACCAATGTTTCATCATGTGCAGTCTCTATTTTAATTTCACCATCAAATGGTGCTTTTATCTTAGGCTCTACCACAAGAATTGCAGCATTTCTTCTATTTGCAACAATTTTCTTACCTTCTTTATTGGTATAAGTTTTTATATTGTAATAGCGTATAAAGCCCTCTTTTTCCGCAACAATTTCACGCTCTTCTTGGCTTCTAGATGCTGTACCACCAACATGGAATGTCCGTAAAGTAAGCTGTGTTCCAGGCTCACCAATAGATTGAGCAGCAATAACACCAACTGCCTCTCCAGGCTTACTCATCTTACCTTCACCAAGATTTAAACCATAACATTTAGCACAAACACCCTTTTCAGCCTTACAAGTTACAGGAGTTCTAATAATCACAGACTTGATACCAACCTCTATAATATGTTTTGCGATGTCCTCATCAATCAAAGTCCCTGCACTATAAAGAACTTCATTAGTAATTGGATCAATCACATCTTCTGCAACAACCCTGCCAAAAATTCTTTCCTCTAAAGATTCTATCACTTCACTACCTGAGAAAATATCTGTAATTTCTACACCTTCATGTGTTCCACAATCATTAGTTACAATTTTTACATTCTGTGAAACATCAATCAATTTTCTTGTCAAATATCCCGCATTTGCTGTTTTTAAAGCAGTATCTGCAAGACCCTTTCTAGCGCCGTGGGTAGAAGTAAAGTACTCTAATACATTCAAACCTTCTTTAAAGTTTGACACAATCGGGGTTTCAATAATTGTGCCATCAGGCTTTGCCATCAAACCACGCATAGCAGAAAGCTGTCTAATCTGTGCCGCACTACCTCTAGCACCAGAATCAGCCATCATATAAATGGAATTAAATCCACCTTTATCTGTTTCTACTAACGCCATCATTTCTTTAGACATTTTATTGTTTGCATCTGTCCAAATATCAATAATTTTATTATAGCGCTCTTGATCAGTCAATAAACCTTGATCATATTGTGCCTGTATTTTCTTTACTTCAGATTTTGCAAACTCAATAGTTTTCTGCTTAGTTTCTGGCACAATAATATCTGCAGCAGAAATAGAAATACCTGCTTTAGTAGCATATGTAAAGCCTAAACTCTTAAGATTATCCAAAAATGTTGCTGTAATTCCGATGCCACCATTTTTATACACATAGTCAATCAAGGTGCCAATATCTTTCTTTTTCAAAGTCTTATTCCATAATGAAACTGGAACAAAATCCGGCAATATAGATTTTAAAATCAATCGCCCCACAGTTGTATTTAACATTCTATTATCAACTACTGTACGAATTTTTGCATTAATATCTAAATTACCAGAATCTAAAGCAATCATTATCTCATCAATATTACCAAATAACTTATGCTCACCATCTACATGATTTTTTTCCAAAGAAAGATAATAAAGTCCTAGAACCATATCTTGACTTGGGACTGCCACAGCCTTACCGCTAGCTGGTAATAAAATATTCATAGAACTTAACATTAAAATCTTACATTCTGCAATTGCTTGCTCCGATAAAGGCACATGCACCGCCATTTGATCACCATCAAAGTCTGCGTTAAATGCAGAACATACCAAAGGATGCAATTGGATAGCCTTACCATCTATAAGTTTTGGATGGAAGGCTTGAATAGATTGCTTATGCAATGTTGGTGCACGATTAAGCAAAATTGGGTATCCCTCAACAATTTCTTGCAAACATTCCCACACCTCATTGGTTTTTAACTCAACCATTTTTCTTGCTTGCTTCATAGTTGTAGCATGCCCTTTTTCTTCAAGCTTAGCCAAAAGATGAGGTTTAAATAATTCTAGTGCCATATTTTTTGGCAATCCACACTGATCCATTCTCAAATTTGGTCCAACAACAATTACACTTCTTCCAGAGAAGTCTACGCGCTTTCCAAGAAGATTTTGGCGGAATCTTCCTTGCTTACCTTTGATAATCTCAGAAAGAGACTTTAATGGTCGTTTATTAGCACCTTTAACTGCATTTGCATTTCTACCATTATCAAACAAGGCATCAACAGCTTCTTGCAACATTCTTTTTTCATTTCTTACAATAATTTCTGGTGCATCAAGCTCTAAAAGGCGCTTTAATCTCTGATTACGATTAATCACGCGTCTATAAAGATCATTTACATCACTTACTGCAAATTTTCCTCCATCTAATGCGACCAATGGTCGTAAATCTGGTGGTAACACAGGTAACACAGTAAGCATCATCCACTCTGGTCTATTTCCAGAATTTACAAAGCTTTCAACTACTTTCAATCGCTTTATAATAATCTTTTTCTTAGATTCTGCATTAGTATTTTTAATATCTTCTTTTAAAGATCGTAATAACTCAGTGAGATCAAGCTCCTCAAGTAATTCTTTTACAACACCCCCTCCCATCTCTGCTACAAATCCTCTATCCTCAAAGCGTTTGCTAATCTCTTGATATTGTTCTTCATTAAGCACATCATATTTCATTACAGGTTTTGTAGCTTCATTATCATAGAATGCCTCGCCAGGCTCCTTAACAATATAAGCCTCATAATAAAGCACGCGTTCTAAATCTTTCATTTTTACACCAAGAAGCGTTCCTATTCTACTTGGCAATGAACTTACATACCAAATATGTGCCACTGGCGTTACAAGTTCAATATGCCCCATTCTTGATCTTCTAACCTTAGCACTTGTAACTTCAACTCCACATTTTTCGCACACTATACCTTTATAGCGTGGTTTTTTATATTTACCACAAAGACATTCATAATCTCTTACTGGACCAAAAATTTTAGTACAGAACAATCCATCTCTCTCTGGTTTTAATGTTCTATAATTAATTGTCTCAGGTTTTTTAACCTCTCCTCTACTCCAAGATCTAATACGCTCTGGGCTTGCTAAAACAAGCTGGAAAGTATTAAAATCTTTTGGGCGATTATCTTCTTCAATCAAAATTGGTTTAGGTTGCCCATCTTCATCTACATCATCACCAAAAATATTTACATCTAGCCCTAGAGATTGAAGTTCTTTTGTGAGAACATAGAATGTCTCTGGTATTTCAGATTCTCCCACTGCCTCACCTTTTGTAATAGCTTTATAAGCATTCTCTCTACCCTTAACATCATCAGATTTTACAGTAAGCATTTCTTTTAGAGTATGAGCAGCGCCATAAGCTTCAAGTGCCCAAACTTCCATTTCACCGAATCTTTGACCACCAAATAAAGCCTTTCCTCCAACAGGCTGTTGTGTTACAAGACTATAAGGTCCCGTACTTCTTGCATGCACTTTTTCATCTACCAAATGATGTAATTTCAGCATATACATATAACCAACATTTACACGCTCACGGATCTTTTCTCCTGTTTTCCCATCATAAAGATCTGTTTTTCCATCCATAGCGATTTTTGCCATTTCAAAAAGCTTATCAAATTTTTCTTGAGTAATACCTTCAAATACAGGGATAGCAAATTTCACTCCCTTACTCCAGTCACGAGCATAATCTAACAATTCTTCATCACTAAGATTTTTAATGAGATTCTGCATTGCTGTATCATTACTAACCACACCTGCAATCTCTAACATTTTAGTTTTCAAATCTGCAATAAAATTAGTTTTTTGTTGCTCTAAAATATCGGCAATCTGCTCACCAAATTTTTTACCAACCAAACCTAAATGCACTTCTAGAATCTGCCCTATATTCATACGACTAGGAACACCCAAAGGATTTAAAACAATATCTACAGGCTCTCCATCAGCAGTATATGGCATATCAACAGCGGGAACAATATTAGAAACAATACCTTTGTTGCCATGACGCCCCGCCATTTTATCTCCAACTTTCAGTTTGCGCTTTGTTGCAACATAAATTTTTACGCGTTTAACAACACCGCTTGGCAAAATATCATCTTTTTCTAAGATCGATAGCTTCTCTTCATGTTCTTCACCTAAAGTTTTCTTTTGCTCTAAGAAATTACTTTTAATTTGATTATACTTTTGTTGCACAGCCTTTGGATAACTTTTAATAAGTGTATTTAAAGTAAAGCGGCTAATACTTGCAATTTCATCTTGAGGGATAAAATCACCTTTTTCATATGTCTTTTTCTCTAATACTGCTTGACTACCCAACGCCTCTTTAGCCAACATTGTATTAATTCTTAATCTCTCTTCTTTATCCAACATTGTCAATCTATCATGATGTTCAATATCTAATACTGCCTTTTCTTGTTCATAAGCACTTTTGGTGCGCTCATCTTTTTCGTAACCTTTTTTTGTCAAAATTTTTACATCAACGACAGTTCCTTCTAAAGATGGTGGACAATAAAGAGACTTATTCACTACATGACCTGCTTTTTCTCCAAAGATTGCACGTAATAATCTCTCTTCTGGTGTAGATTTTACTTCACCTTTTGGACTAACCTTACCTACTAAAATCATACCACCACTAACATAAGTACCAATTTTTACAATTCCACTATTGTCAAGATGTACAATATCATCTTCACGCACATTAGGAATATCTCTTGTAATTTCCTCTACTCCATGTTTTAATTCACGTGCTTCAATTTCTTTCTCATAAATATGTACAGAGGTAAAATAATCTTCTTTGATTAAACGCTCACTAACAACAATAGCATCCTCAAAGTTGTAACCATTCCAAGGCATAAAAGCAACTCTAACATTTTTACCTAATGCTAATTCTCCAGTGTCCATACTTGGACCATCTGCAATAATTTGATTTGCAGTAATTTGGTCACCTACTTTTACTATAGGTCTTTGTGTAAAACTTGTATTTTGATTGGTACGAAGATTTTTTTGTAAAGGATAGCTATCAATATATGCACCGTTGTCATCCTCACCTAATATGTAAATATTTTTTGCATCTACTTTTTCAACAATACCCGCTCTTGTAGCCTTAATAGCCTCCCATGCATCTCTTGCAATAACTCCCTCGATACCTGTACCCACTATAGGTGCATCCGGTATGAGAAGAGGAACAGCTTGACGCTGCATGTTTGAACCCATCAAAGCACGGTTTGCATCATCATGCTCCAAGAAAGGAATTAAAGATGCTGCTACACCAACAAGCATTCTTGGACTTAAATCAATCAAAGTAATTTTACTTTTTTCACTCAAAGTAATTTCTCCACCCACTCTAGCATCTACCAAATCTTCTATAATATTACCATTTTCATCAATCTTAGTGCTAGCTGGGGCAATCACATGTCCATCTTCTTGAGTTGCAGTAAGATATAAGACTTCATCAGTCACTCTTCCATTAACAACTTTTTTATAAGGTGCCTCAATAAAGCCTAAATCATTAACACGTGTAAAGGTTGATAAGGTATTAATAAGTCCTATGTTTTGGCCTTCAGGCGTTTCAATAGGACATATTCTTCCATAATGAGTAGGATGTACATCTCTTGCCTCAAACCCAACTCTTTCTTTTACCAATCCACCTTCTCCAAGCGCAGATAATCTTCTTTTATGCGTCACCTCAGACAATGGGTTTGTTTGATCCATAAATTGAGAAAGCTGTCCTCCTGTAAAAAATTCCAAAATAGTAGAGGTAATCATTTTTGAATTAATTAAATCTAAAGGCATTAAAGTTTCTAAATTTACATTTGGGGTAGTTAGTTTATCTTTAATAGCTTTTTGCATTTTAACAAGACCTGTATGTAATTCATTTGCCAAAAGCTCTCCAATAGCACGAATTCTTCTATTACCCAAATGATCTCTATCATCAATTCTACCCTGACCATTTTTTACCTTAATAAGATACTTAATGCTTTTAATAATATCCTCTTGTGTAAGTACAGTAATATAATCAGGGACATCTAATCCTAATTTATGATTCATTTTCATGCGTCCTACACGTGTAAGATCATATCTCTCAGGATCAAAAAATAATTGTTTCACAAATTGCTTAGCCACTTCTTTTGTTACAGGCTCGCCAGGCCTCATAACTTTATAAATTCTAATCGCAGCAAGGTCATTCTCATCTTCAATTTTTTCCGTTTGCTTTAATATTCTCAGAGGATCAGCGTCAACAGCAAAAGATTTTAAAATACCACTATCATGACCAATAGCCAAATCATCTGCAACAACAAGTTCTTTAACCTTATGTTCCATAATCTTCTTAAGCTTACTTTCATCAATCTGCGTAAGAGTATCAAACAATACCTCTCCTGTTTTAGGATCTATAACAGGCTCTGCCAAATATCTATCCAATAAAGTAGGGTACTCAATCCACTTTAGACCTTTTTCAAAAAGTTCTTGTGCTTTTTTCTTCGTAAGACGCTTACCTGCCTCTACAACAATTTCACCCTCCGTATTTTTAATATCAAATTCCACTCTGCCTTCAAAAGCTTCAGGCTTAAACTCAATAAAATGTTTATCCTTTTTAATTTTAATATTTAATAATGGATAGAATATTTTCAAAATTTCTTGCTTATTATATCCCATAGCACGAAGCAAGATTGTAATAGGCACCTTTCTACGTTTATTAATTCTAACAAACAAAACATCTTTCGCATCATATTCAAAATACAACCAAGAACCACGATCTGGAATAATTTGTCCAGTATAAACAAGCTTATTAGAAGAAGTTGAAGATTCTTCTTTTTTGAAAATTACTCCGGGACTCCTATGCAATTGATTAACAACAACACGCTCCACCCCATTAATAATGAAAGAGGTACGATCTGTCATTAAAGGAATTTCTCTAATAAAAATACTCTGTTCCTTAATATCTCTAACACTTATTTTTTCAGTTTTCTCATCTTTATCTAATAATAAAAGTCTAATTTTAATCTTTAGAGGAATAGAATAAGTAATTCCTCTTTCCATAGCTTCTCTAACTGTATATTTTGGTTTACCAAACTCACAGCCATCATATTCTAATATTAAGCGGTTCTGCGCATCTTGAATAGGAAAAATGGAACGGAAAACTTTTTCTATACCACTTTCTCTACCATCTTTAGACTCTAAAAAAGAATCATAACTATCTCTCTGTAATAATAATAAGTTAGGAATTTCTAAATTTTGTGATGATTGTGTAAAGTCAACGCGTAGTCTATTTTTTATTTTTGTTTTCATTAACATACTAAAAACCTTCATATGTAGATTAAAAAAGAGCAAACACTCTAAAAAAACTTGCTAAACAAGCTTGCCTAGAATGTTTAAACGCAAAAAACCCAAAGTCATCTTAAAGACCTTGGGTTTAAAAACTCCGGTGAAAAATTATTTAATTTCTACTTTTGCACCAGCTTCTTCTAATTTTTTCTTGAAACCTTCAGCATCGTCCTTGCTAACACCTTCTTTTAGTACGCTTGGTGTAGCCTCTGTAGCCTCTTTAGCTTCTTTTAGACCCAAACCAGTAATTTCTCTTACAACTTTAATAACGTTAATCTTGTTAGCACCTGCATCAGTAAGAACTACATTAAACTCAGTTTTTTCTTCTGCAGCACCTGCACCAGCCACAGCACCTGCACCAGCCACAACTGTAGGAGCTGCAGAAACACCAAACTTCTCTTCAAACTCTTTTACTAATTCCGATAATTCTAAAACAGATAAATTACCAATATAATCTAAAACTTCTTCTTTTGTTATAGCCATTTTATACTCCTTTTTTAATATTTAATTTTTAACATTAATTATCATTTTCTTTTTTCTTTTTAAGATTGTCCAAACCAGTAACAAAATATCTCGCTGGAGCAGTCCAAACAGAAAGCAACATGCCAATAAGCTCATCACGACTTGGCAATTTAGAAACAGAAACAATATGATCACTATTTACAATTTCACCATCAAAACAACCCATCTTAACACTAAAAAGATCTTTATTTTCTTCAGAAAACTTCACTACAAACTTCGATAAAGAAATCTGATCATTGCTCCAAACAAAGATATTTGTATCATTGATTGCAAAATCTGGATAACCTGCATTTTTAAAAGCAATTTTTGCTAAAGTATTCTTAATTACCTGAACCTTTGCATCAGAGCTTCTTGCAGCCTTTCTTAATATTTCAAGTTTTGAAACACTTAACCCTTTATAATCACAAACAATTAAAGAATTTGCATTTTTAAACTCTGAACTTAAGTTTTCTACCAACGCTTGTTTTTCTTGTCTAGTCATTTTTCCTCCTTTCTAGACTTAAACTTCATATAAGGAGTTAATACAATTAAGCCTAAGCCCTTATAGTCTCTAGTCTAAAGATAAAATCATTTTAAGTCAATTAATTCCTGTGCTTCAAGTTTAACAGATGGTGACATTGTCAAAGACAATGCGGCCCCCCTAATATATTTACCCTTAGCACTCGCTGGTTTTAATTTATTAATTGTTTTAATGAATTCTACCAAATTTTCTTTAATTTTATCTTCAGCAAAACTCACTTTTCCAAGAGGAGCATGAATATTACCCTTCTTATCCACTCTAAAATTAACTTGACCGCCTTTAGCATTCTCAACAGCCTTGCCAACCTCCATAGTAACAGTTCCAGTCTTTGGATTTGGCATCAAACCTTTTGGTCCCAAGATTCTACCCACTTTACCAACAAGAGCCATCATATCTGGAGTAGCAATAACCATATCAAAGTTGATATTACCATTTTTAATTTCTTCAACTAAATCATCATCGCCAACGACATCAGCACCTGCATTTTTTGCTTCATCAGCTTTCAAGCCTTTGGCAAAAACTGCTACTCTTACTTTTTTACCTGTACCATGTGGCAAAACCACAGCTCCTCTTATCATTTGATCGGCATGTCTTGGGTCAACGCCAAGCTTTAATGAGACTTCAACAGTTTCATCAAATTTAGCAGAAGCTAAACTTTTAACAGTCTTTACCCCATTTTCTAAACTATATAATTGAGTATTATCAAATTTTGATAACAAATTCTGTAATCTTTTGGCTACCTTTTTTCCCATACCTAAAATCTCCATAATTTAAATTTTAAAATTAATCTACTATTTCTATTCCCATACTTCTAGCACTGCCTGCTACAATCTTTTTAGCTGCCTCAATATCTGTAGCATTTAAATCTTCCATTTTTGTATTAGCAATTTCCTCAAGTTGCTTTTGTGTCAATTTGCCAATCTTATTCTTTAATGGATTATCTGAGCCTTTCGTAATGTTAGCAGCTTTTTTAATAAGATCTGTAACTGGTGGCTTCTTAGTAATAAAGCTAAAGCTCTTATCTTGATAAACAGTAATTAATACAGGTATATTAAAATTACCCATATCCTTTGTTTTCTCATTAAAAGCTTTACAAAATTCCATAATATTAACACCTCTTTGACCTAAAGCAGGACCAACGGGCGGGGATGGATTTGCCTTACCAGCAGGAATTTGAAGTTTTAATTCACCAACAATTTTCTTTGCCATTTTTAATCCTTAATTAAACTATTTTTTCTACTTGTGAATACAGTATTTCTATAGGAGTATTTCTTCCAAAAATGGAAACATTAAGCTTTAATTTCTCATGTTCAACATCATACTCTTCAACAACAGCTGTAAAGTTAACAAAAGGTCCATTTATAATTCTAACAACTTCCCCTTTACCAAAAAAGATCTTTGGTTTAGGATCTGATCTTTTTTCAACTTTTTCCAAAATGGAATTAATATCTACCTGACTCAATGGTGTAGGTTTTTTATCCTCACCAATAAACTTAGACACCTTTGGCAATCTCTGTATCATATGCCAAATTGAAGTTGTTAAATCAACTTGAATAAATACATACCCAGGGTAAATAC
This genomic window contains:
- the nusG gene encoding transcription termination/antitermination protein NusG — its product is MSLDWYAIQTYSGSEQSVEKAVKNLLDNAKIECRIVVPTEDVFEYKNGKKIIKKRSIYPGYVFIQVDLTTSIWHMIQRLPKVSKFIGEDKKPTPLSQVDINSILEKVEKRSDPKPKIFFGKGEVVRIINGPFVNFTAVVEEYDVEHEKLKLNVSIFGRNTPIEILYSQVEKIV
- the rplJ gene encoding 50S ribosomal protein L10, coding for MTRQEKQALVENLSSEFKNANSLIVCDYKGLSVSKLEILRKAARSSDAKVQVIKNTLAKIAFKNAGYPDFAINDTNIFVWSNDQISLSKFVVKFSEENKDLFSVKMGCFDGEIVNSDHIVSVSKLPSRDELIGMLLSVWTAPARYFVTGLDNLKKKKENDN
- the rplL gene encoding 50S ribosomal protein L7/L12, which produces MAITKEEVLDYIGNLSVLELSELVKEFEEKFGVSAAPTVVAGAGAVAGAGAAEEKTEFNVVLTDAGANKINVIKVVREITGLGLKEAKEATEATPSVLKEGVSKDDAEGFKKKLEEAGAKVEIK
- the rplA gene encoding 50S ribosomal protein L1 gives rise to the protein MGKKVAKRLQNLLSKFDNTQLYSLENGVKTVKSLASAKFDETVEVSLKLGVDPRHADQMIRGAVVLPHGTGKKVRVAVFAKGLKADEAKNAGADVVGDDDLVEEIKNGNINFDMVIATPDMMALVGKVGRILGPKGLMPNPKTGTVTMEVGKAVENAKGGQVNFRVDKKGNIHAPLGKVSFAEDKIKENLVEFIKTINKLKPASAKGKYIRGAALSLTMSPSVKLEAQELIDLK
- the rplK gene encoding 50S ribosomal protein L11, with the translated sequence MAKKIVGELKLQIPAGKANPSPPVGPALGQRGVNIMEFCKAFNEKTKDMGNFNIPVLITVYQDKSFSFITKKPPVTDLIKKAANITKGSDNPLKNKIGKLTQKQLEEIANTKMEDLNATDIEAAKKIVAGSARSMGIEIVD
- a CDS encoding DNA-directed RNA polymerase subunit beta/beta' yields the protein MLMKTKIKNRLRVDFTQSSQNLEIPNLLLLQRDSYDSFLESKDGRESGIEKVFRSIFPIQDAQNRLILEYDGCEFGKPKYTVREAMERGITYSIPLKIKIRLLLLDKDEKTEKISVRDIKEQSIFIREIPLMTDRTSFIINGVERVVVNQLHRSPGVIFKKEESSTSSNKLVYTGQIIPDRGSWLYFEYDAKDVLFVRINKRRKVPITILLRAMGYNKQEILKIFYPLLNIKIKKDKHFIEFKPEAFEGRVEFDIKNTEGEIVVEAGKRLTKKKAQELFEKGLKWIEYPTLLDRYLAEPVIDPKTGEVLFDTLTQIDESKLKKIMEHKVKELVVADDLAIGHDSGILKSFAVDADPLRILKQTEKIEDENDLAAIRIYKVMRPGEPVTKEVAKQFVKQLFFDPERYDLTRVGRMKMNHKLGLDVPDYITVLTQEDIIKSIKYLIKVKNGQGRIDDRDHLGNRRIRAIGELLANELHTGLVKMQKAIKDKLTTPNVNLETLMPLDLINSKMITSTILEFFTGGQLSQFMDQTNPLSEVTHKRRLSALGEGGLVKERVGFEARDVHPTHYGRICPIETPEGQNIGLINTLSTFTRVNDLGFIEAPYKKVVNGRVTDEVLYLTATQEDGHVIAPASTKIDENGNIIEDLVDARVGGEITLSEKSKITLIDLSPRMLVGVAASLIPFLEHDDANRALMGSNMQRQAVPLLIPDAPIVGTGIEGVIARDAWEAIKATRAGIVEKVDAKNIYILGEDDNGAYIDSYPLQKNLRTNQNTSFTQRPIVKVGDQITANQIIADGPSMDTGELALGKNVRVAFMPWNGYNFEDAIVVSERLIKEDYFTSVHIYEKEIEARELKHGVEEITRDIPNVREDDIVHLDNSGIVKIGTYVSGGMILVGKVSPKGEVKSTPEERLLRAIFGEKAGHVVNKSLYCPPSLEGTVVDVKILTKKGYEKDERTKSAYEQEKAVLDIEHHDRLTMLDKEERLRINTMLAKEALGSQAVLEKKTYEKGDFIPQDEIASISRFTLNTLIKSYPKAVQQKYNQIKSNFLEQKKTLGEEHEEKLSILEKDDILPSGVVKRVKIYVATKRKLKVGDKMAGRHGNKGIVSNIVPAVDMPYTADGEPVDIVLNPLGVPSRMNIGQILEVHLGLVGKKFGEQIADILEQQKTNFIADLKTKMLEIAGVVSNDTAMQNLIKNLSDEELLDYARDWSKGVKFAIPVFEGITQEKFDKLFEMAKIAMDGKTDLYDGKTGEKIRERVNVGYMYMLKLHHLVDEKVHARSTGPYSLVTQQPVGGKALFGGQRFGEMEVWALEAYGAAHTLKEMLTVKSDDVKGRENAYKAITKGEAVGESEIPETFYVLTKELQSLGLDVNIFGDDVDEDGQPKPILIEEDNRPKDFNTFQLVLASPERIRSWSRGEVKKPETINYRTLKPERDGLFCTKIFGPVRDYECLCGKYKKPRYKGIVCEKCGVEVTSAKVRRSRMGHIELVTPVAHIWYVSSLPSRIGTLLGVKMKDLERVLYYEAYIVKEPGEAFYDNEATKPVMKYDVLNEEQYQEISKRFEDRGFVAEMGGGVVKELLEELDLTELLRSLKEDIKNTNAESKKKIIIKRLKVVESFVNSGNRPEWMMLTVLPVLPPDLRPLVALDGGKFAVSDVNDLYRRVINRNQRLKRLLELDAPEIIVRNEKRMLQEAVDALFDNGRNANAVKGANKRPLKSLSEIIKGKQGRFRQNLLGKRVDFSGRSVIVVGPNLRMDQCGLPKNMALELFKPHLLAKLEEKGHATTMKQARKMVELKTNEVWECLQEIVEGYPILLNRAPTLHKQSIQAFHPKLIDGKAIQLHPLVCSAFNADFDGDQMAVHVPLSEQAIAECKILMLSSMNILLPASGKAVAVPSQDMVLGLYYLSLEKNHVDGEHKLFGNIDEIMIALDSGNLDINAKIRTVVDNRMLNTTVGRLILKSILPDFVPVSLWNKTLKKKDIGTLIDYVYKNGGIGITATFLDNLKSLGFTYATKAGISISAADIIVPETKQKTIEFAKSEVKKIQAQYDQGLLTDQERYNKIIDIWTDANNKMSKEMMALVETDKGGFNSIYMMADSGARGSAAQIRQLSAMRGLMAKPDGTIIETPIVSNFKEGLNVLEYFTSTHGARKGLADTALKTANAGYLTRKLIDVSQNVKIVTNDCGTHEGVEITDIFSGSEVIESLEERIFGRVVAEDVIDPITNEVLYSAGTLIDEDIAKHIIEVGIKSVIIRTPVTCKAEKGVCAKCYGLNLGEGKMSKPGEAVGVIAAQSIGEPGTQLTLRTFHVGGTASRSQEEREIVAEKEGFIRYYNIKTYTNKEGKKIVANRRNAAILVVEPKIKAPFDGEIKIETAHDETLVYILGAKEEVKYHLRKSDVAKPNELAGVGGKIEGKLYIAYAQGEKVSAGDSIVDIIKDSWNVSNRIPYGSELLVEDNAPIAQSIVAKENGVIKYYNLTTDHLKRAKDVKKGEIVKEKGLFAVVADKDDREAIRHYIARGSKILVNDNEEVDFNTVIAEPEVAKNTVVATWDPYNTLVLADQAGKVRFEDIIPGVSVAEKEDENTGTKNLVVNEYLPTGCKPTLVIETDNKESIRYPLDAKTAILVSEDSKVAVADILAKVPKATAKSGDITGGLPRVSELFEARKPKDAAILSEIDGVVSFGKSVRNKERIIVTSKDGNSVEYLADKSREILVRADEFIHAGEAMTEGVVSSHDILRISGEKELHKYIISEVQQVYRRQGVNIADKHIEIIVSQMLRQVRIIDSGNTKFIEGDLVSKRYFREENERILSLGGEPAVAEPILLGITRAAVGSDSIISAASFQETTKVLTEASIAGKKDFLEDLKENVVLGRMIPVGTGLHKNKKISLKTLEQE